In Pollutimonas sp. M17, a single genomic region encodes these proteins:
- the rplS gene encoding 50S ribosomal protein L19 encodes MNLIETIEQEEIARLTGGEAKPVFGPGDTVIVNVNVVEGTRKRVQAYEGVVIGKRNRGLNSSFIVRKISSGEAVERTFQLYSPQIASIEVKRRGDVRRAKLYYLRSRSGKAARIKEKLVRKSARKGAAE; translated from the coding sequence GTGAACCTGATCGAAACTATTGAACAAGAAGAAATCGCACGCCTTACCGGCGGCGAAGCCAAACCCGTATTTGGCCCTGGCGATACCGTCATCGTCAATGTAAACGTCGTCGAAGGCACGCGCAAGCGCGTGCAGGCCTATGAAGGCGTCGTCATAGGCAAGCGTAATCGCGGCCTGAACTCGTCCTTCATCGTTCGCAAGATTTCTTCCGGCGAAGCGGTCGAGCGTACGTTCCAGCTGTATTCCCCGCAAATTGCCAGCATCGAAGTCAAGCGCCGTGGCGATGTACGCCGTGCTAAACTTTATTATCTGCGCAGCCGTTCGGGTAAAGCCGCTCGCATCAAGGAAAAACTGGTTCGCAAATCGGCCAGGAAGGGCGCCGCTGAATAA
- a CDS encoding aromatic alcohol reductase: MSESKSNRRDLLVLGAGQLGMAVLRALAPRAAELRQSVTVVVSPQTVSSSQPGDIESLGILRAWGVEVIGFDLADDAAALQALFERYRTVVNCTGFVAGPGTQLKITRAALAAKVERYFPWQFGVDYDVVGRGSGQPVFDEQYEVRQLLRAQQQTEWVIVSTGMFTSFLFEPAFDVVNLAARTVHGLGTWDTRVTVTTPEDIGRLTTEILLAGPRIANEVVYVAGDTISYGELAEVVERVTGQTFEKTLWSLDKLRADLAQAPDDVMTRYRAAFALGDGMWWDKANTFNAKHGIDTVDVAHYLQHLLEA, translated from the coding sequence ATGTCAGAAAGCAAATCCAATCGCCGTGACCTGCTGGTCCTTGGTGCCGGCCAACTGGGCATGGCGGTGCTGCGTGCGCTCGCTCCGCGCGCGGCCGAGCTCCGCCAATCGGTCACGGTTGTCGTCTCGCCGCAGACTGTCTCCAGCTCTCAGCCCGGCGACATCGAAAGTCTCGGTATCCTGCGGGCGTGGGGCGTGGAGGTCATCGGCTTCGATTTGGCGGACGATGCCGCCGCCCTGCAAGCCTTGTTTGAGCGCTATCGCACGGTGGTCAATTGCACCGGCTTCGTGGCCGGCCCCGGCACGCAGTTGAAGATCACCCGCGCCGCGCTAGCTGCCAAGGTCGAGCGCTATTTCCCGTGGCAGTTCGGTGTCGACTACGATGTGGTCGGACGGGGCAGCGGCCAACCGGTGTTCGACGAGCAATATGAGGTACGCCAACTGCTGCGCGCGCAGCAGCAGACCGAGTGGGTGATCGTCTCCACCGGTATGTTCACCAGCTTCCTGTTCGAGCCGGCGTTCGACGTGGTGAACCTGGCGGCCAGGACTGTCCATGGCCTGGGCACTTGGGACACCAGGGTCACGGTCACGACGCCAGAGGACATTGGCAGGCTCACCACGGAGATCTTGCTAGCCGGGCCGCGCATCGCCAACGAGGTGGTGTATGTGGCCGGCGATACGATTTCCTATGGTGAGTTGGCCGAGGTCGTCGAGCGCGTCACGGGACAGACATTCGAGAAGACACTGTGGTCGCTGGACAAGTTACGCGCTGACCTTGCGCAGGCACCCGATGATGTCATGACCCGCTACCGGGCCGCCTTCGCGTTGGGTGACGGCATGTGGTGGGACAAGGCCAACACCTTCAATGCCAAGCACGGCATTGATACGGTCGACGTCGCGCATTACCTGCAGCACTTGTTGGAAGCCTGA
- a CDS encoding LysR substrate-binding domain-containing protein → MDRLQAMETFVRVIEAGSFKQAADTLNVLPSTVTRNIKELESHLGTRLLNRTTRAVSATDAGLRFYDSCKAILRELQEAEAQASQQAGALHGTIKIGTTSSLARHCLIAALPAFTRRHPRVELELHLSDTTADVVRQGLDCVIRTGALRSSQLVARRIGRFHWIICGAPDYLAQHGTPDSLQVLQQHVAVGYLGGHAGRLAHWNFRDGAQTTVIAMQESVRVNDTDAYVEAGIAGLGLIRVASYMVREHLAAGRLVRVLGAAQTVPEPISVLYPHSRHLSPAVRAFVDWSSEVVARASSQW, encoded by the coding sequence ATGGATAGACTGCAAGCCATGGAAACTTTCGTGCGCGTGATCGAGGCCGGCAGTTTCAAGCAGGCCGCCGATACGCTGAACGTGCTTCCGTCAACCGTCACCCGCAACATCAAGGAGCTGGAATCGCATCTGGGCACGCGGCTACTCAATCGCACGACGCGCGCTGTCAGCGCCACCGATGCGGGTCTGCGCTTCTACGACAGTTGCAAGGCGATCCTGCGTGAACTGCAGGAGGCCGAAGCCCAGGCCTCCCAACAAGCCGGAGCGCTGCACGGCACGATCAAGATCGGTACTACCTCGTCGCTGGCGAGGCATTGCCTCATTGCTGCCTTGCCGGCGTTCACGCGCCGCCACCCCCGAGTCGAACTGGAGCTGCATCTGTCCGACACCACGGCGGACGTCGTACGACAGGGGCTGGACTGTGTCATCCGCACCGGTGCCCTGCGCAGCTCACAGTTGGTGGCCCGGCGAATCGGTCGCTTCCACTGGATCATCTGCGGCGCCCCAGATTACCTTGCGCAGCACGGGACGCCCGACAGCCTGCAGGTCTTGCAACAGCACGTAGCGGTGGGCTACCTCGGCGGCCACGCTGGACGCCTGGCACATTGGAATTTCCGGGACGGCGCGCAGACCACTGTCATCGCCATGCAGGAGAGCGTTCGCGTCAACGACACCGACGCTTACGTGGAAGCCGGCATCGCCGGCCTGGGTCTAATCCGCGTGGCCAGTTACATGGTGCGTGAGCACTTGGCCGCGGGCCGGCTGGTCCGCGTGCTGGGGGCAGCACAGACCGTACCGGAGCCGATTTCCGTTCTTTACCCACACAGCCGGCACCTTTCCCCGGCCGTGCGGGCTTTCGTCGACTGGAGCAGCGAAGTGGTTGCGCGGGCGTCAAGCCAGTGGTGA
- a CDS encoding AraC family transcriptional regulator, translating to MTFNDDFTPNMPGPMISLAQAAAADGPLLLAVARQSSTVRATRRHRHARGQLLGATTGLLSVDAGSSRWVVPATHAVWIPPNVPHGLRSHGPFAGWSLYVAAPACAELPNEPCVLAVSGLMREAVARAASWTGNALDAPQIRLAGVILDEIRSSPQVALGLPMPQDARLLKITQALSDRPDDGRRLEEWADWAGIASRTLTRRFVAETGFTFTEWRQRVRLLKALELLASGRQVTAIALDLGYDNASAFIAMFRRVFGATPRRYEALMC from the coding sequence ATGACATTCAATGACGATTTCACGCCAAACATGCCCGGCCCGATGATTTCGCTGGCGCAAGCCGCCGCTGCTGACGGCCCGCTCCTGCTGGCCGTGGCGCGACAGTCCAGTACGGTACGGGCCACGCGCCGACATCGCCATGCGCGCGGGCAGTTGCTCGGCGCGACAACGGGCCTGCTATCGGTCGATGCGGGCAGTAGCCGTTGGGTAGTGCCCGCCACGCATGCTGTCTGGATACCGCCAAACGTGCCGCATGGACTGCGCTCACATGGGCCTTTCGCGGGGTGGAGCTTGTATGTCGCGGCACCCGCCTGCGCCGAACTGCCCAACGAGCCATGCGTCCTGGCTGTCTCAGGCCTGATGCGCGAGGCCGTGGCGCGGGCCGCCTCGTGGACGGGCAACGCGCTTGATGCGCCGCAGATACGACTGGCGGGTGTCATTCTCGACGAGATCCGTTCGTCGCCGCAGGTTGCTCTCGGCCTGCCTATGCCGCAGGATGCGCGGCTGCTGAAGATCACCCAAGCATTGTCTGACCGGCCCGATGATGGGCGGCGGTTGGAGGAATGGGCTGACTGGGCTGGCATCGCATCCCGGACACTGACCCGCCGTTTCGTTGCCGAGACCGGGTTCACTTTCACCGAATGGCGTCAGCGCGTGCGTTTGCTCAAGGCGCTGGAACTGCTGGCATCTGGCAGGCAGGTGACGGCGATTGCGTTGGATTTGGGATATGACAATGCGAGCGCGTTCATCGCCATGTTCCGCAGGGTCTTTGGCGCCACGCCAAGGCGCTATGAAGCCTTGATGTGCTGA
- a CDS encoding nuclear transport factor 2 family protein, whose translation MQTTDIRSALDDLLNQQQHPLEDVLARHFSPDYRQRTNGQWDDREAFAQHACKLREVVASARIDVLDELRDGNRYADRHRVHVTKRDGSKVVQEVYLFAEMDTEGRFARIEETTLMLEGAESDREMGSMK comes from the coding sequence ATGCAAACAACCGATATCCGCTCTGCCTTGGATGATCTCCTCAACCAGCAGCAACACCCCTTGGAAGATGTGCTCGCTCGCCATTTCAGCCCCGATTACCGGCAGCGCACCAACGGGCAATGGGACGACCGCGAAGCCTTCGCGCAGCATGCGTGCAAGCTGCGCGAAGTGGTGGCCTCGGCCCGCATTGACGTGCTGGACGAACTGCGCGATGGCAACCGTTATGCAGACCGCCACCGTGTGCATGTCACCAAGCGCGATGGCTCCAAGGTCGTGCAAGAGGTGTATCTGTTCGCGGAAATGGATACCGAGGGGCGTTTCGCTCGTATCGAGGAAACCACGCTGATGCTCGAAGGCGCGGAGTCCGACCGCGAGATGGGCAGCATGAAATGA
- a CDS encoding peroxiredoxin yields MTTLRLGDTAPDFEQDSSIGKIRFYDYLGDSWGVLFSHPADFTPVCTTELGYTAIVSGEFAKRNAKVIAVSVDDAESHRKWIEDINDTQKTKVEFPILADQDRKVSTLYDMIHPNASTTATVRSVFLIDPSRKVRLTLTYPASTGRNFNEILRVLDSLQLTDSHSVATPVNWEDGDDVIIVPSIKDEAVLKEKFPKGYTAVRPYLRITPQPNK; encoded by the coding sequence ATGACTACTTTGCGTCTGGGCGATACCGCCCCTGATTTCGAGCAGGATTCCTCTATCGGGAAAATCCGTTTCTATGATTATCTGGGCGACAGCTGGGGGGTCCTTTTTTCCCACCCCGCCGACTTCACGCCTGTCTGCACCACCGAATTGGGCTACACCGCCATCGTGTCCGGCGAATTCGCCAAACGCAATGCCAAGGTCATTGCCGTTTCCGTGGACGATGCCGAGTCGCACCGCAAATGGATAGAAGACATCAACGACACCCAGAAGACCAAGGTGGAATTTCCCATCCTGGCCGACCAGGATCGCAAGGTTTCCACGCTGTACGACATGATCCACCCCAATGCCAGCACGACGGCCACGGTGCGTTCGGTCTTCCTCATCGATCCGTCCCGCAAAGTACGCCTGACGCTGACCTACCCGGCCAGCACGGGGCGCAATTTCAACGAAATCCTGCGCGTGCTCGATTCCCTGCAGCTTACCGACAGCCACAGCGTGGCGACGCCGGTCAACTGGGAAGACGGCGATGACGTCATCATCGTGCCGTCCATCAAGGATGAAGCCGTCCTGAAGGAAAAATTCCCCAAGGGCTATACCGCCGTGCGCCCCTACCTGCGCATCACGCCCCAGCCCAACAAGTAA
- a CDS encoding acyl-CoA dehydrogenase, whose protein sequence is MTYRAPTQDIRFIIKELADLDGVLALPGFEEITEDLVDAVLEENARFVEQAIAPLNRQGDTSGAKWSDGKVATSPGFKQAFNEFAQGGWQGLQHEQEWGGQGLPKLVGAPASENINAASLAFSLCPLLTDGVIEALTTVGTPKQQSLFIPPMLEGRWTGTMNLTEPQAGSDLALLATRAARQDDGSYRLSGQKIFITYGEHDMAENIVHLVLARTPDAPKGVKGISLFIVPKYLVDDDGSLGARNDVWCASLEHKLGIHGSPTAVLLYGSGKGDVGEGAVGYLVGEENRGLEYMFIMMNAARYAVGIQGVALSERALQQAAAYARERLQGQALEGSEGPVAIVDHPDVQRMLLTMKALTEGARSLAYVAAAACDKSRRHADPAERARNKALYEYYVPVVKGFSTETSVEVASLGVQVHGGMGFIEETGAAQHYRDARILPIYEGTTAIQANDFIGRKLLRDGGAVAKALAQEMRATAQQLEQAAANDGADAEGLALMARRLGRAIDAYEQAGGFLLANARSDLRAVFMGSVPYLMLAGVVHAGWQMARAALACLEHEAAGTATQFHRQKFATAVFYAAHVLPRAESLSAAILEGGLANRYASPAIGA, encoded by the coding sequence ATGACTTATCGCGCCCCCACCCAGGATATACGTTTCATCATCAAGGAACTGGCCGATCTGGACGGCGTTCTCGCCTTGCCGGGGTTTGAAGAGATTACGGAAGACCTGGTCGATGCGGTGCTCGAGGAAAACGCCCGCTTCGTGGAGCAGGCCATTGCGCCGCTCAATCGCCAGGGCGATACCTCGGGCGCGAAATGGTCGGACGGCAAGGTGGCGACCTCTCCGGGCTTCAAGCAGGCCTTCAACGAGTTTGCACAAGGGGGCTGGCAAGGCCTGCAGCATGAGCAGGAATGGGGCGGCCAGGGGTTGCCCAAGCTGGTGGGCGCGCCGGCCAGCGAAAACATCAATGCGGCCAGCCTGGCGTTCTCCCTCTGCCCCTTGCTGACCGATGGCGTGATCGAGGCCTTGACGACCGTGGGCACGCCGAAGCAGCAATCCCTGTTCATTCCGCCCATGCTCGAAGGTCGCTGGACGGGCACCATGAACCTGACCGAGCCGCAAGCGGGCTCGGACCTGGCCCTGCTTGCCACCCGGGCGGCCAGGCAGGACGACGGCAGCTACCGGCTTTCCGGCCAGAAGATCTTCATCACCTACGGCGAGCACGATATGGCCGAAAACATCGTGCACCTGGTGCTGGCGCGCACGCCGGACGCGCCCAAGGGCGTGAAGGGGATCTCGCTGTTCATCGTTCCCAAATACCTGGTCGATGACGACGGTTCGCTGGGCGCGCGCAACGATGTCTGGTGCGCGTCGCTGGAACACAAGCTGGGCATACACGGCAGCCCGACCGCCGTGCTCCTGTACGGGTCGGGCAAGGGCGATGTCGGCGAAGGCGCCGTGGGCTATCTGGTCGGCGAGGAAAACCGCGGGCTGGAATACATGTTCATCATGATGAATGCGGCCCGTTATGCGGTGGGCATACAAGGGGTGGCCTTGTCCGAGCGGGCGTTGCAGCAAGCCGCGGCCTATGCGCGCGAGCGCCTGCAAGGCCAGGCCCTGGAAGGGTCGGAAGGGCCGGTGGCCATTGTCGACCACCCCGACGTGCAGCGCATGCTGCTGACCATGAAGGCCTTGACCGAGGGCGCGCGGTCCCTGGCCTATGTGGCGGCGGCGGCCTGCGACAAATCGCGCCGGCATGCCGATCCGGCCGAGCGTGCCAGAAACAAGGCTTTGTACGAATACTATGTGCCCGTGGTCAAGGGATTTTCCACCGAGACGTCGGTAGAGGTCGCCTCGCTGGGCGTCCAGGTGCATGGGGGCATGGGCTTCATCGAAGAAACCGGCGCGGCGCAGCATTACCGCGATGCCCGGATACTGCCCATTTACGAAGGCACCACGGCCATACAGGCCAATGATTTCATCGGCCGCAAGCTGCTGCGCGATGGCGGTGCCGTCGCCAAGGCGCTGGCGCAGGAGATGCGCGCAACGGCCCAACAGCTTGAGCAGGCGGCCGCCAACGACGGTGCCGATGCCGAAGGCCTGGCGCTGATGGCCCGCCGCCTTGGACGGGCGATCGACGCCTACGAGCAGGCCGGCGGCTTCCTGCTGGCCAATGCACGCAGCGACTTGCGGGCGGTTTTCATGGGCAGTGTTCCGTATCTGATGCTGGCGGGTGTGGTGCATGCGGGCTGGCAAATGGCCCGCGCGGCGCTGGCCTGCTTGGAACACGAGGCTGCGGGAACGGCAACGCAGTTCCATCGCCAGAAATTCGCGACCGCCGTGTTTTACGCGGCCCACGTCCTGCCGCGGGCCGAATCCCTGTCCGCCGCCATCCTGGAAGGAGGGCTGGCAAACCGGTATGCTTCCCCGGCAATCGGCGCATAA
- a CDS encoding electron transfer flavoprotein subunit alpha/FixB family protein produces the protein MTILVIAEHDNAQLKAATLNTVAAASKLGGDIHVLVAGNGAQGVAEQAAQVAGVAKVLLADGPALAEGLAENVAAQVLAVAGGYSHILFPATAAGKNVAPRVAAKLDVAQISDILSVESADTFTRPIYAGNAIATVQSADAVKVITVRTTAFDGAAAQGGSAAVESIGAADDSGLSSFVGREVAKSDRPELAGASVVVSGGRGLGSAENFKILDALADKLGAALGASRAAVDAGYAPNDWQVGQTGKIVAPQLYVAVGISGAIQHLAGMKDSKVIVAINKDAEAPIFGVADYGLVADLFQAVPELVQAL, from the coding sequence ATGACGATACTGGTAATTGCTGAACACGATAACGCGCAATTGAAGGCGGCGACGCTCAATACGGTCGCCGCGGCATCCAAGCTGGGCGGCGACATCCATGTGCTGGTCGCGGGCAACGGCGCCCAGGGCGTGGCCGAGCAGGCCGCACAGGTGGCCGGCGTGGCCAAGGTGCTGCTGGCCGATGGCCCGGCCCTGGCCGAAGGCCTGGCTGAAAACGTCGCGGCGCAGGTGCTGGCGGTGGCCGGCGGCTACAGCCACATCCTTTTCCCGGCGACGGCGGCAGGCAAGAACGTGGCTCCCCGCGTTGCGGCCAAGCTCGATGTGGCCCAGATCTCCGATATTCTTTCGGTTGAATCGGCCGATACCTTCACACGGCCCATTTACGCCGGCAATGCAATCGCCACGGTGCAGTCGGCCGATGCCGTCAAAGTCATCACTGTGCGCACCACGGCGTTCGACGGCGCGGCGGCCCAGGGCGGCAGCGCGGCGGTCGAATCGATTGGCGCGGCGGACGATTCGGGCCTGTCTTCCTTTGTGGGCCGCGAGGTCGCGAAAAGCGACCGGCCCGAACTGGCCGGCGCCTCGGTGGTGGTGTCGGGTGGACGCGGCCTGGGCAGCGCCGAGAACTTCAAGATCCTGGATGCCCTGGCCGACAAGCTGGGCGCGGCGCTTGGCGCATCGCGCGCCGCGGTCGACGCGGGCTACGCGCCCAACGACTGGCAGGTTGGCCAGACCGGAAAAATCGTTGCACCCCAGCTGTATGTGGCCGTCGGTATTTCGGGCGCCATCCAGCACCTGGCGGGCATGAAGGATTCCAAGGTCATCGTCGCCATCAATAAAGATGCCGAAGCGCCCATCTTCGGCGTGGCCGATTACGGCCTGGTGGCCGATCTGTTCCAGGCGGTCCCCGAACTGGTCCAGGCATTGTAG
- a CDS encoding electron transfer flavoprotein subunit beta/FixA family protein has translation MKVLVPVKRVVDYNVKVRVKSDQSGVDIANVKMSMNPFDEIAVEEATRLKEKGVATEIVAVSCGVAQCQETLRTAMAIGADRAALVQTDAELQPLAVAKLLKALVDKEQPQLVILGKQAIDDDANQTGQMLAALLDWPQATFASKVEVEGGNVTVTREVDGGLETLSLKLPAIVTTDLRLNEPRYVTLPNIMKAKKKTLDVVTPEELGVDVAPRLKTLKVTEPPARSAGITVPDVATLVDKLKNEAKVV, from the coding sequence ATGAAGGTGCTGGTACCTGTCAAGCGTGTCGTTGATTACAACGTCAAAGTACGCGTGAAGTCCGATCAAAGCGGCGTGGATATCGCCAATGTGAAAATGTCCATGAATCCCTTCGATGAAATCGCCGTCGAAGAAGCCACCCGCCTGAAGGAAAAGGGCGTGGCCACCGAAATCGTCGCAGTCTCCTGCGGCGTTGCGCAATGCCAGGAAACCCTGCGTACCGCCATGGCCATCGGCGCCGACCGCGCCGCCCTGGTGCAGACCGACGCCGAGCTGCAGCCCCTGGCCGTGGCCAAGCTGCTCAAGGCCCTGGTCGACAAGGAACAGCCCCAGCTGGTCATCCTGGGCAAGCAGGCCATCGATGACGACGCCAACCAGACGGGCCAGATGCTGGCCGCCTTGCTGGACTGGCCGCAAGCCACCTTCGCCAGCAAGGTCGAGGTGGAAGGCGGCAACGTCACCGTCACGCGCGAAGTCGACGGCGGCCTGGAAACGCTGTCGCTCAAGCTGCCGGCCATCGTCACGACCGATTTGCGCCTGAACGAGCCGCGTTATGTGACGCTGCCCAACATCATGAAGGCCAAGAAAAAGACACTGGATGTCGTCACGCCGGAAGAGCTGGGCGTGGACGTCGCCCCGCGCCTGAAGACCCTGAAGGTTACCGAGCCGCCGGCGCGTTCCGCGGGCATCACCGTGCCCGACGTGGCCACGCTGGTCGACAAACTGAAGAATGAAGCAAAGGTGGTTTAA
- a CDS encoding histone deacetylase family protein, with product MATLYITHPACRLHEMGSWHPESPDRLDAINDQLLASGVLDYVQELSAGPATEADILRVHTPEHLAYLRQHAPASGYFPIDPDTVMNPHTLDAAWAAAGAGIAAVHAVMRGEHRTAFCSVRPPGHHARPGQAMGFCFFNNIAVAAAYALEKYSLDRVAIVDFDVHHGNGTEEMFAGDPRVLMCSFYQHPLFPGMRHEPPADNMVNIPVDAYTKGDALRMVVDDAWMPRLRAFRPELVFISAGFDGHREDDMGQLGLVESDYAWITARVVELANETAQGRVVSLLEGGYSLSALGRSAVAHVRALASL from the coding sequence ATGGCGACTCTATATATTACTCATCCCGCATGCCGCTTGCATGAAATGGGAAGCTGGCATCCGGAAAGCCCGGACAGGCTCGATGCCATCAACGACCAGCTGCTGGCCAGCGGAGTCCTGGACTATGTCCAGGAACTGTCGGCCGGGCCGGCCACCGAAGCCGATATCCTGCGTGTGCATACGCCAGAGCATTTGGCATACCTGCGCCAGCATGCGCCCGCCAGCGGCTATTTCCCCATCGATCCCGACACGGTCATGAATCCGCATACCCTCGACGCCGCCTGGGCGGCGGCGGGAGCCGGCATCGCCGCCGTCCATGCGGTCATGCGGGGCGAGCACCGCACAGCCTTTTGCTCGGTCCGGCCGCCGGGACATCATGCCCGGCCGGGCCAGGCCATGGGGTTTTGCTTCTTCAACAACATTGCGGTGGCTGCGGCCTATGCGCTGGAAAAGTATTCGCTGGATCGCGTGGCGATCGTCGATTTCGATGTCCATCACGGCAACGGCACCGAGGAAATGTTCGCCGGCGATCCGCGGGTCCTGATGTGCAGCTTCTATCAGCACCCGCTGTTCCCGGGAATGCGTCACGAGCCACCCGCAGACAACATGGTGAACATTCCGGTCGATGCCTATACCAAGGGAGACGCCCTGCGCATGGTGGTGGATGACGCCTGGATGCCGCGCTTGCGGGCGTTTCGCCCCGAGCTCGTTTTCATATCGGCCGGTTTCGACGGCCATCGCGAAGACGATATGGGCCAGTTGGGACTGGTGGAATCCGACTATGCCTGGATCACCGCCCGCGTCGTCGAGCTGGCCAACGAGACGGCGCAGGGCAGGGTGGTCAGCCTGCTGGAAGGCGGCTACAGCCTGTCGGCCCTGGGACGCAGCGCGGTGGCGCACGTCCGGGCCTTGGCATCGTTGTAG
- the mltB gene encoding lytic murein transglycosylase B has protein sequence MFKAVRILQVGSIALFLAGCAANKTTALAQAPLASPAAATSSSPMTAEAAMPVPEAAPSIEAGSSVVGLTSYRQADGRLIPAIQAYALEVARVRHIPLAHVEALLKDAQYNATAARLMAPAKTRIRRSWVTYRNRFVEPVRINAGRTFWEQNKSTLDRAARDYGVPPSIIVAIIGVETIYGRHTGNFRVLDALATLGFSYPDDSRPERSQLFRDQLADLIQLDYEKKLNAKEAMGSFAGAMGLPQFMPGSLMRYAADGNSDGRIDLLYTVDDAIVSVARFLRLHGWVPGLPVFAPATLPPNPQPMVVGGLYPTYDWTQLQAQGVAARPLPGAQAASAPKPANAAADWRQYKMGIVDLLDEPRKLAEYRIGTPNFFAITHYNRSYFYATSVNDLAKALADGMGYGGPD, from the coding sequence ATGTTCAAAGCAGTCCGCATATTGCAAGTCGGATCCATCGCCCTGTTCCTGGCCGGCTGCGCCGCCAACAAAACCACCGCGCTGGCGCAGGCGCCGCTGGCTTCCCCAGCCGCTGCAACATCCAGTTCGCCCATGACGGCAGAAGCAGCCATGCCTGTCCCGGAAGCGGCGCCGTCCATCGAAGCGGGTTCCTCCGTCGTCGGCCTGACAAGCTACCGGCAAGCCGATGGCCGGCTGATCCCGGCGATCCAGGCCTATGCCCTTGAAGTCGCGCGCGTGCGCCACATACCGCTGGCCCATGTGGAGGCCTTGCTAAAGGATGCCCAGTACAACGCCACGGCGGCCCGGCTGATGGCGCCGGCCAAGACGCGCATACGCCGCAGCTGGGTGACCTACCGAAACCGCTTCGTCGAACCCGTGCGCATCAACGCCGGCCGGACATTCTGGGAGCAGAACAAATCCACCCTGGACCGGGCGGCACGCGACTACGGGGTGCCGCCGTCCATCATCGTGGCCATCATAGGCGTGGAAACCATTTACGGCCGGCACACCGGCAACTTCCGCGTGCTCGATGCCCTGGCCACCCTGGGCTTCAGCTATCCCGACGACAGCCGGCCCGAACGCAGCCAGCTGTTCCGCGACCAGTTGGCCGACCTGATCCAGCTGGATTACGAAAAGAAGCTCAACGCCAAAGAAGCCATGGGCTCATTCGCCGGCGCCATGGGCCTGCCGCAATTCATGCCGGGCAGCCTGATGCGCTATGCGGCCGACGGCAACAGCGACGGCCGCATCGATCTCCTTTACACCGTCGACGACGCCATTGTGTCCGTGGCGCGTTTCCTGCGGCTGCACGGCTGGGTCCCGGGCTTGCCTGTGTTCGCACCCGCCACCTTGCCCCCGAATCCACAACCGATGGTCGTGGGAGGCTTGTACCCCACCTACGATTGGACTCAGCTACAGGCCCAGGGCGTGGCGGCGCGGCCGCTGCCCGGCGCGCAGGCGGCAAGCGCCCCCAAGCCGGCCAACGCCGCAGCCGACTGGCGCCAGTACAAAATGGGCATCGTCGACTTGCTGGACGAGCCGCGCAAGCTTGCCGAATACCGCATCGGCACGCCCAACTTCTTTGCCATCACGCATTACAACCGAAGCTATTTCTACGCCACCTCGGTCAACGACCTGGCAAAGGCCCTGGCGGACGGCATGGGATACGGCGGGCCGGACTGA
- a CDS encoding 2-hydroxychromene-2-carboxylate isomerase — protein MSDSKPKIEYYFSFISLWSYVGSHVFRDLAQRHDAEIVYKPVDLLAVFAAGGGKPVKERALPRQAYRLVEMQRWRDIRGIDLVLHPRYYPADPSLAHRMLLAALRDGQDVETFVHACLRAVWADELDIADPATLRRLASANGLDGDRLSAQAPDAELGRQEAALTQEAIARQVFGAPFYFYRDEPFWGQDRLDLLDRAISSGRPPITAPSA, from the coding sequence ATGAGCGATAGCAAACCCAAGATAGAGTATTACTTCAGCTTCATTTCTCTTTGGTCCTACGTGGGCAGCCATGTCTTCCGCGATCTGGCGCAAAGGCATGATGCCGAGATCGTATATAAGCCGGTCGACCTGCTGGCCGTATTCGCCGCCGGCGGGGGCAAGCCCGTGAAGGAACGCGCCCTGCCAAGGCAGGCCTATCGCTTGGTGGAGATGCAGCGTTGGCGCGATATCCGCGGGATAGACCTGGTGCTGCACCCCCGATATTATCCGGCCGATCCCTCTCTGGCGCATCGCATGCTGCTGGCAGCTCTGCGTGACGGCCAGGACGTGGAAACCTTTGTCCATGCATGCTTGCGGGCGGTCTGGGCCGACGAGCTGGACATCGCCGATCCGGCCACCTTGCGCCGCTTGGCCTCGGCCAACGGCCTCGACGGCGACAGGCTGTCGGCACAAGCTCCGGATGCGGAACTGGGCCGGCAGGAAGCGGCGCTGACCCAGGAGGCCATTGCGCGCCAGGTCTTCGGCGCGCCCTTTTATTTTTATCGAGACGAGCCTTTCTGGGGGCAGGACAGGCTGGACCTGCTGGATAGGGCCATCTCCTCCGGTCGCCCTCCCATCACGGCGCCATCGGCTTGA